Part of the Desulfolutivibrio sulfoxidireducens genome is shown below.
CGGCTCCAGGGGCCGAAACACCACCTCGCCGATCAGATCGTCGAAATAATAGCTGCCCGGCGTGGACTTCACGTCATCCTCGTTGTCGAGTTCCTTGAGGTGCCTGCCGTTTTCGGTGAGCCCGGCCAGGTCCTCGTAGCCGTACCTGGCCTCGAAGACCTTGGCGCCGCCCTCGACGCGCCGGCAGTTCTTGAGCCCCTCCTGGGCGTATCCCTCGGGGATATCCACGGGCCGCCGGTGGGTCAGGCCGTGGGAGGCCACCTCCCACCCGGCCTGGACCAGCTCCCGGACCTGGGGCACGCTCATGAAATCGTCGTCGCCCCGTTTCAGGCGGGCGGCGATGATCCCGGTGGTGGCCGGGATGCCGTATTGTTGCAGGATGGGAAAGGCGTGGCTGTGCACGCTGCGCAGTCCGTCGTCAAAGGTCAGGGTAAGCATTCCGGCCCCGGCGGCTTCCGCCTTGGCCGTGGCCAGAAGCAAAGCCGCCAGGAGACAGATGGCGAGGGTGGCGCGT
Proteins encoded:
- a CDS encoding polysaccharide deacetylase family protein codes for the protein MKRATLAICLLAALLLATAKAEAAGAGMLTLTFDDGLRSVHSHAFPILQQYGIPATTGIIAARLKRGDDDFMSVPQVRELVQAGWEVASHGLTHRRPVDIPEGYAQEGLKNCRRVEGGAKVFEARYGYEDLAGLTENGRHLKELDNEDDVKSTPGSYYFDDLIGEVVFRPLEPDDVEDGTIRAVSYEREMEESREVLAELGFAAHTYITPHNYWTTRMRDKSRSLYDQVVTGGDDGNFPGRTDRWWIKRHVVHTADSAETIIALTRKVVVEQDGWLVLCLHGVGEDVGWEPWSSANLSAFAAWLRQSGVTVVTIAEGAKRFFGGGKAAS